A part of Setaria viridis chromosome 8, Setaria_viridis_v4.0, whole genome shotgun sequence genomic DNA contains:
- the LOC117866691 gene encoding UPF0481 protein At3g47200 has protein sequence MRAKGKAISSCSAMEIGKKKFLEHSGQANHKLVDESETLRAEENGSCNSWVVDMPKMLEQADPSVEMARWKQRSIYRVPEFIKKTTNSDAYRPQFVSLGPYHHREPHLLAMEEHKRRALVHLVKRAGKPHTYVQFVEAIEEVVDELQAAYDDLDDKWRGANIGSFVEMMVTDGCFLLELIMMVDSILRNDEIVDDYAADDPIFSKRSFLVLWPVMRKDMIAMENQLPLVVLQRLLAVQRGTPPKAREINYMVGNLLDVECFEEHMDKLGLHFLDIYYKSYCGVSPCWEGSDYDELRAPCAVEMSEAGIQFKKSNTNSIHDVDFEDAVLSMPLFDFNDSTETILLNLMAFEWLHPYAKDDVVAYVSFMDDIIQSERDVALLESEGIVLDITGSKQMVEMFNYSLTRLGRVNVGNRLGHVQWKIKTYCRKRRNRWQASFVNTYLSNPWVFISLVAAVILLVATLLQTVYTIVPFYTKG, from the exons ATGAGAGCCAAGGGGAAGGCCATTAGCAGCTGCTCGGCGATGGAGATAGGCAAGAAGAAGTTTCTGGAGCACTCTGGTCAAGCAAACCACAAGCTCGTGGATGAGTCCGAGACCTTGAGAGCCGAAGAGAATGGTAGTTGCAACAGTTGGGTGGTGGACATGCCGAAAATGCTCGAGCAGGCCGACCCATCGGTGGAGATGGCGCGGTGGAAGCAGCGCTCCATCTATCGGGTGCCCGAGTTTATCAAGAAGACGACCAATAGCGACGCCTACCGGCCGCAGTTCGTGTCGCTGGGCCCTTACCACCATCGCGAGCCCCACCTCCTGgccatggaggagcacaagcGCCGGGCGTTGGTGCACCTGGTTAAGCGGGCCGGGAAGCCTCATACATATGTGCAGTTTGTTGAGGCCATTGAGGAAGTGGTGGATGAGCTCCAGGCTGCCTACGATGACCTTGATGACAAATGGCGTGGAGCAAACATAGGTAGCTTCGTGGAGATGATGGTCACGGACGGCTGCTTCTTGTTGGAATTGATAATGATGGTGGATTCTATTCTACGGAACGATGAAATCGTTGATGATTACGCGGCCGACGACCCCATCTTCAGTAAGCGCAGCTTTTTAGTTTTGTGGCCAGTCATGCGTAAAGACATGATCGCGATGGAAAACCAGCTGCCGCTAGTCGTATTGCAGAGGCTCTTAGCTGTTCAGCGTGGAACACCTCCG AAGGCTCGAGAGATCAACTATATGGTGGGGAATCTTCTGGACGTTGAATGTTTCGAGGAACATATGGACAAGCTGGGCCTCCACTTCCTGGACATCTATTACAAAAGTTACTGTGGCGTCAGTCCATGTTGGGAAGGATCGGATTACGACGAGCTTCGCGCGCCCTGTGCTGTTGAGATGAGCGAGGCGGGGATCCAGTTCAAGAAGAGCAACACTAACAGCATTCATGATGTTGACTTCGAAGATGCAGTGCTGAGCATGCCGCTTTTCGATTTCAACGATTCAACGGAGACAATACTCCTCAACCTGATGGCGTTTGAGTGGCTACACCCTTATGCCAAAGATGACGTGGTAGCCTACGTATCCTTTATGGATGATATAATCCAGTCAGAAAGAGATGTGGCACTTCTAGAATCTGAAGGCATCGTTTTGGATATTACTGGAAGCAAGCAGATGGTGGAGATGTTCAACTACAGCCTCACCAGGTTAGGACGGGTGAACGTTGGCAATCGACTGGGCCACGTGCAATGGAAGATTAAGACATACTGCAGGAAGCGCCGCAACAGGTGGCAGGCCAGCTTCGTGAACACCTACCTGAGCAACCCCTGGGTGTTCATCTCTCTCGTGGCCGCTGTCATCTTGCTTGTTGCCACACTCCTGCAGACCGTCTACACCATCGTTCCGTTCTACACCAAGGGCTAG